One window of Triticum dicoccoides isolate Atlit2015 ecotype Zavitan chromosome 5A, WEW_v2.0, whole genome shotgun sequence genomic DNA carries:
- the LOC119300458 gene encoding protein SMAX1-LIKE 3-like, protein MWLRLTGGQAHALGEEAAAVVRQAVSLAGRRGHAQVTPLHIASAMLVASPATAGILRAACARSQSLPMQHSALDLCLGMALGRLPLAKEARPASAVAHDADRVEPAPSNAFVAALKRAQAHRGRSGGKVELEQLVLSILDDPSVDRVMRSAGLASSQVRASVVSSEQLSRASSDVTPSPRSVPMKARAGGQASLSLQTVPELHPPVVADVVPDGSECQASKAKSGSGQPAFLWGTKVDATTAILPPWLHRHKCTTYCGTSRQANGAFSRPKFTELTAQNLRILCDALEQRVPRHANIVPGISSTVLRCRSGVTRRRAGNRPMTCLFFQGRDGGGKMAIALELARLVFGSYAEFTALQGNTDIPARTGKLTIKRKRSPDNGGDIGARLLEAIEENPHRVILIDGVDRLDRNSEILIKNAIAGGRMVGGCNGDVVGPQDAIVVLTSDLCDSTYVASASSPQVKRRQNNEDEDDVTDMEVRPRHRLCWDLNVCVVDGEEEEDNLADDEGFLNVVDGVFLFN, encoded by the exons ATGTGGCTCAGGCTCACCGGCGGGCAAGCGCACGCGctgggggaggaggcggcggccgtggTGCGGCAGGCGGTGAGCTTGGCGGGGCGGCGGGGCCATGCGCAGGTGACGCCGCTACACATCGCCAGCGCCATGCTCGTGGCTTCCCCAGCCACGGCAGGCATCCTCCGCGCCGCCTGCGCCAGGTCCCAGTCCCTCCCGATGCAGCACAGCGCGCTCGACCTCTGCCTAGGCATGGCGCTCGGCCGCCTCCCCTTGGCCAAAGAGGCCAGGCCAGCGTCCGCCGTCGCCCACGATGCTGACCGCGTCGAGCCGGCGCCGTCGAACGCGTTCGTGGCCGCGCTGAAGCGGGCGCAGGCGCATCGGGGGCGCAGTGGCGGCAAGGTCGAGCTCGAGCAGCTCGTACTCTCCATCCTCGACGACCCGAGCGTCGACCGTGTCATGCGCTCGGCTGGCTTGGCTAGCTCCCAGGTCAGAGCCAGCGTCGTGTCGTCGGAGCAGTTGAGTAGGGCAAGTTCCGACGTCACGCCTTCTCCCAGATCGGTTCCGATGAAGGCTAGGGCTGGTGGACAAGCATCTCTTTCTCTTCAGACCGTCCCGGAACTCCACCCGCCGGTCGTCGCCGACGTCGTCCCGGACGGAAG TGAATGTCAAGCGAGCAAAGCAAAATCAGGATCAGGGCAGCCGGCTTTCTTATGGGGCACGAAGGTAGACGCAACGACGGCGATCCTGCCTCCGTGGCTCCACCGCCACAAATGTACAACATACTGCGGCACCAGTCGTCAAGCAAAC GGTGCTTTCAGCCGGCCGAAGTTCACGGAGCTCACCGCGCAAAATCTCAGGATCCTGTGTGACGCGCTTGAGCAGCGAGTTCCGCGGCACGCAAACATCGTTCCCGGTATATCCAGTACGGTGCTCCGGTGCAGATCCGGCGTGACGAGACGGAGGGCGGGGAACAGGCCAATGACATGTTTGTTCTTCCAAGGAAGGGACGGTGGCGGCAAGATGGCGATTGCTCTAGAGCTCGCGAGGCTTGTGTTTGGCTCCTACGCCGAATTCACCGCCCTGCAGGGAAACACCGACATCCCTGCGCGCACCGGCAAACTCACCATCAAGAGGAAGCGATCACCGGACAACGGCGGCGACATTGGAGCGAGGCTGCTCGAAGCGATCGAGGAGAACCCTCACCGCGTAATACTGATCGACGGTGTCGACCGACTGGATCGCAATTCAGAAATACTCATCAAGAATGCGATAGCGGGCGGAAGAATGGTGGGGGGATGCAACGGCGACGTGGTTGGTCCGCAGGATGCCATTGTGGTGTTGACCTCTGACCTGTGTGACTCGACGTATGTGGCTTCCGCTTCCTCCCCACAGGTGAAGCGACGACAGAACAACGAGGACGAAGATGATGTCACAGACATGGAAGTGAGACCACGTCATCGTCTCTGTTGGGATCTGAACGTTTGCGTCGTGGatggggaagaggaggaagacaaTTTGGCTGACGATGAGGGGTTCTTGAATGTTGTGGATGGTGTTTTCCTTTTCAATTAG